In Pseudodesulfovibrio sp. S3, one DNA window encodes the following:
- a CDS encoding efflux RND transporter permease subunit: protein MANLKQTSNKGPIAWMASNSVAANLLMIVLLVGGLVFVAQIKKEVFPEFSLDTVSVAVSYPGASPEEVEQGIVLAVEQAVQGLDGVKEVTSTSSEGSGSVLIEALEGTDLQKLTQDVKTEVDRITSFPEEAEDPVISETSHQRQVLSVMVYGNQAQTTLRELAEQLRDQLISDPGVTQVELSEVSDLQISIEIPQEKLRAHNLTLEEVADRLRDASVDLPGGGIKAENGEVLVRMKDRRDYGRDFARIPVVIGNDGTQVLVEDIGTVIDGFEDDDIITTYDGQPAVRIDVYRVGEQTPISVSDSVKKAIETFKERLPSNVSVIVLDDNSEVYSQRMDLLLSNGYMGLGMVFLFLALFLEARLAFWVAMGIPISFLGCFLILPFLGISINMITMFAFLIALGIVVDDAIVVGENVFTMRQQGMPPLKAAIEGAKQIAMPVVFSVLTNIVAFMPLLFLPGVMGKIFWSIPVVVISVFAISLIESLLVLPAHLSHLGNSRQSGIMAWIGRYQQRVADGLMRFIQNVYRPFLDWCLQWRYATVAVGLGLLILSGAFVMSGRMGFTLMAKVESDYAYGIAELPYGSAVAKTEAVRDRLLAAASKVAEANGGNDLVVGMDSKIGGEGRDISGSHVVKIKVYLTAADVRPITTQEFVNQWRKEAGDIIGLEVLSFSSDRGGPGAGDALEFELAHSDVSTLEAAAKDLSESLALYPRVKNVDDGFSPGKEQLDFSITSAGMALGLTSQEVASQVRAAYYGEEVLRQQRGRNEIKVVVRRPENERVSEYGLEELMLMNSEGKEALLRDVVDIKRGNAYTSINRRNGRRVLSVTADVDPQNQANQVMSSVFAEVVPDLKAKYPGLNCTMQGKQADMSESTSSLFTGLLLAMLAIYALLAIPFKSYVQPLIIMFCIPFGAVGAIFGHILMGYSISLMSLLGIVALSGVVVNDSLVLIDYANKMSRSGKCAHDAVLDAGTARFRAIMLTTLTTFSGLAPMILETSMQARFLIPMALSLGFGILFATVITLVMVPAMYMILEDAKRKLHGLLARTGDVSLLPAEEK from the coding sequence ATGGCTAACTTGAAGCAAACATCCAACAAGGGGCCCATTGCGTGGATGGCGAGCAATTCCGTGGCAGCCAACCTGTTGATGATAGTCCTTCTGGTGGGCGGCCTTGTCTTTGTGGCGCAGATAAAGAAGGAGGTCTTTCCCGAATTTTCCCTGGATACTGTGTCGGTCGCGGTTTCCTATCCCGGAGCCAGTCCTGAAGAGGTCGAGCAGGGCATCGTGCTTGCCGTGGAGCAGGCTGTGCAGGGTCTTGACGGTGTCAAGGAAGTGACTTCCACGTCGTCTGAAGGGTCTGGGTCGGTTCTCATCGAGGCATTGGAGGGGACGGATCTGCAAAAGCTCACTCAGGACGTGAAGACCGAAGTGGACCGCATCACCTCTTTCCCCGAAGAGGCCGAGGACCCGGTCATCTCGGAAACATCCCATCAACGGCAGGTCCTGTCGGTCATGGTGTACGGCAACCAGGCCCAAACCACTCTGCGCGAGTTGGCGGAGCAATTGCGCGACCAGCTCATTTCTGATCCGGGGGTGACCCAGGTGGAACTGTCGGAGGTCAGTGATCTGCAAATTTCCATTGAAATACCGCAGGAGAAATTGCGTGCGCATAACCTCACCCTGGAGGAGGTGGCCGATCGTCTTCGGGATGCCTCTGTCGACCTTCCCGGCGGCGGCATAAAGGCCGAAAACGGCGAAGTTCTGGTGCGCATGAAGGACCGGAGGGACTATGGGCGGGACTTTGCCCGGATTCCCGTTGTCATCGGCAATGACGGCACTCAGGTGCTGGTTGAGGACATAGGCACCGTCATCGACGGTTTTGAGGATGACGATATCATCACCACCTATGACGGACAGCCGGCCGTGCGCATCGATGTCTACCGTGTGGGTGAGCAGACACCCATCAGCGTGTCAGACTCCGTCAAGAAGGCCATTGAGACATTCAAGGAACGACTGCCCTCCAATGTTTCCGTCATTGTTCTGGATGACAATTCCGAGGTCTATTCCCAGCGTATGGATTTGCTCTTGTCCAACGGCTACATGGGACTCGGCATGGTCTTCTTGTTCCTGGCTCTGTTCCTGGAAGCCCGGCTTGCCTTTTGGGTGGCCATGGGTATTCCCATTTCCTTTCTCGGTTGTTTCCTGATTCTTCCCTTTCTGGGAATCAGCATCAACATGATCACCATGTTTGCCTTTCTCATCGCCCTGGGCATCGTGGTGGACGACGCCATCGTGGTGGGTGAAAACGTGTTCACCATGCGGCAGCAGGGCATGCCGCCGCTCAAGGCCGCCATAGAAGGGGCCAAGCAGATCGCCATGCCCGTTGTCTTCAGCGTGTTGACCAATATCGTGGCCTTCATGCCGCTTTTGTTTCTTCCCGGCGTCATGGGAAAGATATTCTGGTCGATTCCCGTGGTGGTCATCAGCGTTTTCGCCATATCCTTGATAGAGAGCCTCCTTGTTCTGCCCGCGCATCTGTCGCATCTGGGGAACAGCCGCCAAAGCGGCATTATGGCCTGGATTGGCAGGTATCAGCAACGGGTGGCCGATGGGCTTATGCGTTTTATTCAGAACGTGTATCGTCCGTTCCTGGATTGGTGCCTGCAATGGCGATACGCCACCGTGGCCGTGGGGCTAGGATTGCTCATCCTGTCCGGGGCTTTTGTCATGAGCGGCAGGATGGGCTTCACCCTCATGGCCAAGGTTGAGTCCGATTATGCATACGGTATAGCCGAGTTGCCTTATGGTTCCGCCGTGGCGAAAACCGAAGCCGTGCGTGATCGACTTCTGGCTGCGGCGTCAAAAGTGGCCGAAGCCAATGGAGGCAATGACCTCGTGGTTGGCATGGATTCTAAAATCGGCGGAGAGGGTAGGGATATCTCCGGCAGCCATGTGGTAAAAATCAAGGTTTATCTTACGGCTGCTGACGTCCGTCCCATTACCACGCAGGAATTTGTGAACCAGTGGCGGAAGGAAGCCGGGGATATCATCGGTCTTGAAGTTCTTTCTTTTTCTTCGGATCGAGGTGGCCCCGGCGCAGGCGATGCCCTGGAGTTTGAGCTCGCTCACTCCGATGTGTCCACTCTTGAGGCAGCGGCTAAGGATCTTTCCGAATCACTTGCCTTATACCCCCGCGTGAAGAATGTGGACGACGGGTTTTCGCCCGGCAAGGAGCAGCTTGATTTCTCCATTACTTCTGCAGGAATGGCCCTTGGGCTGACCTCCCAGGAGGTGGCCAGCCAGGTGCGTGCGGCATACTATGGCGAGGAGGTTCTGCGCCAGCAGCGCGGTCGCAACGAGATCAAAGTGGTGGTTCGTCGCCCCGAAAACGAGCGTGTGTCCGAATACGGCCTCGAAGAGTTGATGCTCATGAACTCCGAGGGGAAGGAGGCGCTTCTGCGCGACGTGGTCGATATCAAGCGCGGAAACGCCTATACTTCGATCAATCGACGGAATGGTCGCCGGGTGCTCTCGGTGACTGCGGACGTGGATCCGCAAAATCAGGCCAACCAGGTCATGAGCAGCGTGTTTGCCGAAGTCGTCCCGGATCTCAAGGCAAAGTATCCTGGCCTCAATTGCACCATGCAGGGTAAGCAAGCGGATATGAGCGAGTCCACCAGCAGTCTTTTTACCGGGCTGCTTCTGGCCATGCTGGCCATATATGCGCTTTTGGCCATTCCTTTCAAGAGCTACGTCCAGCCGCTCATCATCATGTTCTGCATCCCGTTCGGGGCGGTAGGTGCCATATTCGGCCACATCCTCATGGGGTACAGCATCAGCTTGATGAGTCTGCTCGGCATTGTTGCCTTGTCGGGTGTTGTGGTCAACGATTCGCTGGTCCTCATCGATTACGCCAATAAGATGAGTCGAAGCGGAAAATGCGCCCACGATGCGGTTCTGGATGCTGGCACGGCCCGTTTCCGGGCCATCATGCTGACCACGCTGACCACGTTCAGCGGGTTGGCTCCCATGATTCTGGAAACGTCCATGCAGGCCCGGTTCCTTATCCCCATGGCCCTGTCCCTTGGCTTCGGTATCCTCTTTGCCACGGTCATCACCTTGGTCATGGTTCCGGCAATGTACATGATTCTGGAGGACGCGAAGCGCAAGCTGCACGGCCTGCTCGCCAGGACCGGGGACGTCTCCTTGCTGCCTGCGGAAGAAAAGTAG
- a CDS encoding efflux transporter outer membrane subunit, translated as MKPIRFSTAGRMVAMLIGLAVVLSACSPFRPDARLDPVAPLPSAYTLYSEQDADLGKWWEGFGNEELDALVEEALAANFDVVMAWARLRQAGASSIQSSADKYPTLDATGDYKHTSSYTKNATDRETTTEVHTLGLEAGYELDLWGRIEAEAKSGQLDYMASREDLNTAAMTVAGEVVSRWFEIQVQRRKEQIILEQITANENYLELIELRFRNSISTALDVYQQRQNLARVKALLPPVKSEEQLLLNELALLMGKPAGSVTVAAAQLPELGELPGLGLPADLLANRPDVRSAGLALSSADWAVTAARADRLPSLSLTGTGAYTGAQLGTIFDNWILSLAASVVGPILDGGYRKAEVEKARGVVDEKLAGYKETVYTAFKEVEDALSQEKWQRAYLDALTLQLDATRTSLREAITRYVQGLDDYLPVLSALMSVQELEITMATEQTNLLLYRVALHRALGGTWTDTIPEPAAEYDSSHTDKVSNEG; from the coding sequence GTGAAACCGATACGTTTTTCAACCGCAGGCCGGATGGTGGCAATGCTGATCGGGCTTGCCGTGGTCTTGTCGGCCTGTTCGCCGTTCAGGCCGGACGCGAGGCTTGATCCGGTTGCGCCGCTTCCGTCGGCCTACACGCTCTATTCTGAGCAGGATGCCGACTTGGGCAAATGGTGGGAGGGGTTTGGCAACGAAGAACTCGATGCTCTTGTCGAGGAGGCCTTGGCGGCGAATTTCGATGTCGTTATGGCCTGGGCCCGTCTGCGTCAAGCCGGTGCCTCCTCGATTCAGTCCAGTGCGGACAAGTATCCGACATTGGATGCGACAGGGGATTACAAGCATACCAGTTCCTATACCAAGAATGCCACGGATCGCGAAACCACAACGGAAGTTCATACCCTCGGCCTTGAGGCTGGGTATGAGCTGGATCTGTGGGGCCGCATTGAAGCCGAAGCCAAATCCGGTCAATTGGACTACATGGCCTCTCGCGAGGATTTGAATACGGCCGCCATGACCGTGGCCGGAGAGGTGGTGTCCCGTTGGTTCGAGATACAGGTCCAGCGCCGGAAGGAGCAGATCATCCTTGAGCAGATCACGGCCAACGAAAATTATCTTGAATTGATCGAACTGCGGTTTCGCAATTCCATATCAACGGCTCTGGACGTCTACCAGCAACGGCAGAACCTGGCCCGAGTCAAGGCTTTGCTGCCCCCGGTCAAATCCGAGGAACAGCTTCTTCTGAATGAACTGGCCCTGCTCATGGGCAAGCCTGCGGGGTCCGTCACGGTAGCCGCTGCCCAATTACCCGAACTGGGTGAGTTGCCCGGTCTGGGATTGCCTGCCGATTTACTGGCCAACCGCCCGGATGTGCGTTCCGCGGGACTGGCGCTTTCCTCGGCGGATTGGGCGGTTACGGCGGCCAGGGCGGACCGGCTGCCTTCCCTCAGTCTGACGGGAACCGGTGCCTATACCGGTGCGCAGCTGGGAACCATATTTGATAATTGGATTTTGTCATTGGCCGCTTCAGTGGTTGGCCCCATCCTGGACGGCGGTTATCGCAAGGCCGAGGTGGAAAAGGCGCGAGGCGTGGTAGATGAAAAGCTCGCCGGCTACAAGGAGACGGTTTACACGGCCTTCAAGGAAGTCGAGGACGCCCTGTCCCAGGAAAAATGGCAAAGGGCCTACCTGGATGCACTGACCCTGCAGCTTGATGCCACACGTACCAGTCTTCGGGAAGCCATCACTCGATACGTTCAGGGGCTTGACGATTACCTGCCTGTCCTGAGCGCGTTGATGTCCGTGCAGGAACTCGAGATTACCATGGCGACCGAGCAGACGAATCTCTTGCTCTATCGAGTGGCTCTGCATCGCGCCTTGGGCGGAACCTGGACCGATACCATCCCGGAACCGGCCGCCGAATATGATTCTTCTCACACCGATAAAGTCAGCAACGAGGGTTAG
- a CDS encoding glucan biosynthesis protein: MFPRTDSSKCPFRRERCFLPLAFAFFSLTVLGLFFNDNAQAQEKEPFTRQVVVDKAWQLCLSPYDPTHGQIPQSLLDLNYDAWRDIRFRPEMALWKNEKLPFQLQFFHPGIFYDRLVDINIVNNGDTQRLSFEPAMFDYGDNHTLPEQIPTQFGFAGFRIHGPINTPKYFDEIAVFLGASYFRAVAKKQVYGLSARGLAVDTAQPDGEEFPYFSEFWIEKPTRKSTDVTIHALLDSKSLTGAYTFVIRGGKTTIMDVTATLFLRTPVTKIGIGPLTSMFLFGENTDARKVSDFRPEVHDSDGLLIKQDSGEWFWRPLNNPDNLELNSFQADNVRGFGLIQRDQDFQHYQDIEAKYQRRPSLWVEPRGNWGSGHVELVNIPTNQEIHDNIVAFWTPKDALPIGVPQTYEYQLKWYEGRFTHPPLGYVNDTRVGDAKGGGKLYVIDFNSKALSVLNPPSNVTGVVTCGKGAVISEQHVEKNPHTGGWRLSFLVRPDKEPSALEKVLPKRTPPIDLRAFLKINDTTLTETWNYAYQP; this comes from the coding sequence ATGTTCCCACGCACCGATTCTTCAAAGTGCCCCTTTCGTCGTGAACGCTGTTTCCTGCCATTGGCGTTTGCCTTTTTCTCCTTGACCGTCTTGGGGCTGTTTTTCAACGACAATGCCCAGGCCCAGGAAAAAGAACCGTTCACCCGCCAAGTTGTGGTGGACAAGGCCTGGCAACTGTGCCTGAGCCCTTACGACCCGACGCACGGGCAGATTCCGCAATCCCTGCTTGACCTCAACTATGATGCATGGCGCGACATACGTTTTCGCCCTGAAATGGCACTGTGGAAAAACGAAAAATTGCCTTTTCAGTTGCAATTCTTCCATCCCGGAATTTTTTACGACCGGTTGGTGGACATCAATATCGTTAACAACGGCGATACCCAAAGGCTATCCTTTGAACCCGCCATGTTCGACTATGGAGACAACCACACGCTGCCCGAACAGATTCCGACCCAATTCGGATTCGCCGGATTTCGCATCCATGGTCCGATCAACACACCAAAATACTTCGATGAAATCGCGGTCTTTTTGGGAGCAAGCTACTTCCGTGCCGTTGCCAAGAAACAGGTCTATGGTCTTTCGGCCCGCGGCCTGGCCGTGGATACAGCCCAACCCGACGGCGAGGAATTCCCTTATTTCAGTGAATTTTGGATCGAAAAACCAACCAGAAAAAGCACTGATGTGACCATCCATGCCCTGTTGGACAGCAAAAGTCTTACCGGAGCGTATACCTTCGTTATCCGTGGCGGAAAAACCACCATCATGGATGTCACGGCAACACTGTTCCTGCGAACCCCGGTAACCAAGATCGGCATCGGCCCGCTGACAAGCATGTTCCTGTTCGGCGAAAACACCGATGCGCGCAAGGTGAGCGATTTCCGTCCCGAGGTACACGACTCGGACGGACTTCTCATCAAACAAGACTCCGGCGAATGGTTCTGGCGTCCGCTGAACAACCCGGATAATCTGGAATTGAATTCTTTCCAGGCAGACAATGTCCGTGGATTCGGCCTCATTCAGCGAGATCAGGACTTCCAACATTACCAGGATATCGAGGCCAAGTACCAACGACGCCCATCCCTGTGGGTTGAACCGCGCGGGAATTGGGGCAGTGGTCATGTGGAACTGGTAAATATCCCCACTAATCAAGAGATCCACGATAACATCGTCGCCTTTTGGACCCCGAAGGACGCCCTACCCATAGGCGTACCACAAACCTATGAGTACCAACTCAAGTGGTACGAGGGACGCTTTACCCACCCGCCTCTGGGGTATGTCAATGACACCCGAGTCGGCGACGCAAAGGGTGGAGGGAAACTTTACGTCATCGATTTCAACAGTAAGGCTCTGAGTGTCCTGAATCCGCCTTCCAATGTCACGGGAGTAGTCACCTGCGGCAAGGGAGCGGTCATTTCCGAACAACACGTGGAAAAGAATCCACATACCGGCGGCTGGCGCCTCTCCTTTCTGGTTCGCCCCGACAAAGAGCCGTCTGCTCTGGAGAAGGTCCTTCCCAAGCGCACCCCTCCCATTGATCTCCGCGCCTTTTTAAAAATCAACGACACCACTCTGACGGAAACCTGGAACTATGCCTACCAGCCCTGA
- a CDS encoding HAMP domain-containing sensor histidine kinase, producing the protein MKISQLYLKILFAFIMVLLVAILGIWGLLELGHIRPPFTLHAQNRSEALKQITVAKIGMAPRLTVELKQQLSDMLNIFASSFNGEAWIINKQGETVAKSFNYSIPLTGNENMELKLSSPQGNHIYLIEKGNQRSIYSTGTLHTASDTLTIHILNPWRTHNEEVWFMEGLILMASVAALLLIPVSRHITRPINELTKSAELLSRGDFSPRVKESSKDEMGTLAKTFNQMAHSLEKMVRGGRELTANLSHELRSPLARIRVSQQIIQERLESGRTDGVNKHVLKMEEEINHMDSLIDKIMKLSKLDLQEPPPRDDIVSMSDMLNEAVERITPLIGKSGILVKRVVETVPSYCCRKQDIRIVLDNILSNAVKYSPNEDVVHIECNADDDAITIRVVNSYDRLSPAELETIFTPFKRLGYNDIEGNGLGLAFARKIIEDHGGSIQASSIDRGFCLTVRLPLG; encoded by the coding sequence ATGAAAATCAGCCAACTCTACCTCAAAATCCTCTTCGCCTTCATCATGGTACTCCTGGTTGCCATACTCGGCATATGGGGCCTGCTTGAACTGGGGCACATTCGTCCCCCGTTCACGCTCCACGCCCAGAACCGCTCGGAAGCCCTCAAGCAAATCACTGTAGCGAAAATCGGCATGGCCCCGCGCCTTACAGTGGAGTTGAAACAACAACTGTCAGATATGCTGAACATCTTTGCTTCTTCCTTCAACGGGGAAGCCTGGATCATCAACAAACAAGGCGAGACCGTAGCCAAATCCTTCAACTACTCCATCCCGCTCACCGGCAATGAAAACATGGAACTGAAGCTCTCGTCGCCTCAAGGAAACCATATTTATCTCATCGAAAAAGGCAACCAGCGTTCCATATATTCAACCGGCACACTCCATACGGCCTCGGACACGCTGACGATCCACATCCTGAACCCATGGCGGACCCATAATGAGGAAGTCTGGTTTATGGAAGGATTGATCCTCATGGCCAGTGTAGCGGCACTCCTGCTGATTCCGGTTTCACGCCATATAACACGCCCCATCAACGAGCTCACGAAATCCGCGGAACTGCTCTCCAGGGGGGATTTTTCTCCTCGCGTGAAGGAAAGCAGCAAGGATGAGATGGGCACTCTCGCCAAGACCTTCAATCAAATGGCCCACAGTCTCGAAAAAATGGTCCGGGGAGGACGGGAGCTGACCGCCAACCTTTCCCACGAACTCAGAAGCCCGCTGGCCCGCATCCGGGTGTCCCAGCAGATCATCCAGGAACGGTTGGAATCCGGCCGCACAGATGGCGTGAACAAACACGTCCTGAAGATGGAAGAGGAAATCAACCACATGGACAGCCTCATCGACAAGATAATGAAGCTCTCCAAACTCGACCTCCAGGAGCCGCCGCCACGCGATGATATTGTTTCCATGTCCGACATGTTGAACGAAGCCGTGGAACGCATAACACCACTCATAGGGAAATCCGGCATTCTGGTGAAACGGGTTGTTGAGACTGTGCCGAGCTATTGCTGCCGCAAGCAGGACATCCGCATCGTGCTGGACAACATCCTGTCCAATGCAGTCAAATACAGCCCCAACGAAGACGTCGTTCACATCGAATGCAACGCCGACGACGATGCTATCACCATCCGGGTGGTCAATTCGTATGACCGTCTGTCCCCGGCGGAGCTTGAAACCATATTCACTCCCTTCAAACGCCTTGGTTACAACGACATCGAAGGCAATGGCCTGGGCCTGGCTTTTGCCAGGAAGATTATCGAAGACCACGGTGGTTCCATCCAGGCCTCCAGCATCGATAGAGGGTTTTGTCTGACCGTACGGCTCCCGTTGGGCTGA
- a CDS encoding response regulator transcription factor, which produces MKSNGPVLIIDDDQKLRDLLVEYLADYDFQTHTLPSGMQAIETISKIKPSVIVLDVMMPGKDGLEVLRDIRAEYATPVIMLTAKGEDTDRIVGLELGADDYMAKPFNPRELLARIKAVLRRIETNGEKERKSGQSVIKAGGLVLNVSRQTLEIGNVELEMAPTEFRLLKALMTHQDKALTRDELMDMVWDKDFSAYDRSIDVHVSKLRSQLKPYSDHAKRIKTVWGTGYMFVGER; this is translated from the coding sequence ATGAAATCAAACGGACCGGTCCTGATCATAGACGACGACCAGAAGTTGCGAGACCTCCTGGTGGAATACCTTGCGGATTATGACTTCCAGACCCACACCTTGCCATCCGGCATGCAGGCAATTGAAACGATTAGCAAAATCAAGCCTAGTGTAATTGTCCTGGATGTCATGATGCCGGGTAAGGACGGCCTTGAGGTTCTGCGCGACATCCGAGCCGAGTATGCCACGCCGGTCATCATGCTGACGGCCAAGGGGGAGGATACCGACCGAATAGTCGGGCTGGAGCTGGGAGCCGATGACTACATGGCCAAGCCGTTCAATCCTCGCGAACTCCTGGCCAGGATAAAGGCTGTGCTTCGCCGAATCGAAACCAATGGAGAAAAGGAAAGGAAATCCGGGCAGTCGGTTATCAAAGCCGGAGGACTCGTGCTGAATGTCTCAAGGCAGACCCTTGAAATCGGCAACGTTGAACTGGAAATGGCCCCTACTGAATTCAGACTGCTCAAAGCGCTCATGACCCACCAGGACAAGGCACTGACCCGCGACGAACTCATGGATATGGTCTGGGACAAGGATTTTTCCGCCTACGACCGCAGCATTGACGTGCACGTCAGCAAGCTGCGCTCACAACTCAAACCGTATTCGGACCATGCCAAGCGTATCAAGACCGTTTGGGGAACCGGCTACATGTTCGTGGGTGAACGATGA
- a CDS encoding efflux RND transporter periplasmic adaptor subunit has product MNNTTRKTSAIFSLKVLIPIIVFMVAAVGAYATVATAPKAKMRVPEVVRQTVDTQTAVVTNHRVVVDVMGTVTATREIQLEAQVSGKVTGVSADFVPGGYFGKGQEILVIDSKDYELAVSEVQAEVTEAEYNLKVEQGYQNVSAREWDMLKGPAKVTEAEASLALRKPHLEKAKADLRAAQAKLEQARIDLARTRITAPFAAMVESKNTDIGAAISEQETLATLVGTDEFWIQASVPVDRLDWIRFPSVTQPVGSSARIIIGSGITKSERQGRVVRLLPSLEDEGRMARILISVMDPLNLEGRPGVKPLLLGSYVSVKVEGDMLEGVFAIPRSAYRDNSQVWILTNDGTLDIRTLNPIWKDADAVIVDQGVAPGESIVTSDLAAPMQGMLLNSSEASVPVEAGGQVEENNNG; this is encoded by the coding sequence ATGAATAATACTACCAGAAAAACCAGCGCGATATTCAGCCTCAAGGTGCTGATCCCGATCATTGTTTTCATGGTGGCCGCAGTGGGTGCCTACGCCACTGTGGCCACGGCCCCAAAGGCAAAAATGCGTGTGCCTGAAGTTGTCAGGCAGACCGTGGATACGCAGACTGCGGTTGTGACCAACCACCGTGTGGTGGTGGATGTCATGGGGACCGTTACCGCCACCCGGGAGATCCAGCTTGAGGCGCAGGTGTCCGGAAAGGTGACTGGCGTGAGCGCGGATTTCGTGCCGGGCGGATATTTCGGCAAGGGGCAGGAAATCCTGGTGATCGATTCAAAGGATTATGAACTGGCCGTCAGTGAGGTCCAGGCAGAGGTGACCGAAGCCGAATATAATCTCAAGGTGGAGCAGGGATACCAGAATGTCTCGGCTCGGGAGTGGGATATGCTCAAGGGGCCTGCCAAAGTGACCGAAGCCGAAGCGAGTTTGGCTTTGAGAAAGCCTCATCTGGAAAAGGCCAAGGCTGACCTGCGGGCGGCCCAGGCAAAGCTTGAGCAGGCCCGGATAGACCTTGCGCGTACACGTATTACGGCCCCGTTCGCCGCCATGGTGGAGTCGAAGAATACGGACATCGGTGCAGCCATCTCCGAACAGGAGACTCTGGCCACGCTGGTGGGGACCGATGAATTCTGGATTCAGGCCTCTGTCCCCGTGGATCGTCTGGACTGGATAAGATTTCCGTCGGTTACGCAACCGGTAGGTTCTTCCGCCAGGATCATCATTGGAAGCGGCATCACGAAGAGCGAGAGGCAGGGACGTGTGGTCCGCCTGCTCCCCTCGCTTGAGGACGAGGGACGCATGGCCCGTATCCTTATCTCTGTCATGGACCCTTTGAATCTCGAAGGTCGGCCAGGTGTGAAGCCTTTGCTTCTCGGCAGCTATGTTTCGGTGAAGGTCGAAGGCGATATGCTGGAGGGCGTGTTTGCCATTCCCCGGAGCGCATACCGCGACAACAGTCAGGTTTGGATACTGACAAATGACGGCACCTTGGATATTCGGACTTTGAATCCGATATGGAAAGACGCAGATGCCGTCATCGTTGATCAGGGAGTGGCACCCGGTGAGTCCATAGTTACTTCGGACTTGGCTGCACCCATGCAGGGGATGCTGCTCAATTCATCGGAAGCGTCAGTACCTGTGGAAGCCGGTGGACAGGTCGAGGAGAACAATAATGGCTAA